In Chryseobacterium gotjawalense, the following are encoded in one genomic region:
- a CDS encoding dihydroorotase, producing the protein MKILIKNAKIVNENQIFESDILIENDLISKIGKNISEENVDQIIEASGKYLLPGIIDDQVHFREPGLTWKGDIESESRAAITGGITSFMEQPNTVPNAVTQELLEDKYKIAAEKSFANYSFLMGGTNDNLEEVLKTNPRNVAGIKLFLGSSTGNMLVDNPETLEKIFSSTKMLIAVHCEDEATIRKNTEIFKEKYGEDIPVTAHHLIRSEEACFISSSKAVELAKKTGARLHIFHVSTAKETELFRNDIPLKEKKITAEVCVHHLTFTNEDYETKGNFIKWNPAVKTQKDKDGLWEALLDDRIDVIATDHAPHTLEEKSQKYLKAPSGGPLVQHALNLMLENFKNDKISLEKIVEKMCHNPAILFQIEKRGFIKEGYKADLVLVDLNQSYTVSKENILYKCGWSPFEGTTFHSRITHTFVNGFLAFENGKVSGEKHGERLLFER; encoded by the coding sequence ATGAAAATTTTAATTAAAAACGCCAAAATCGTCAATGAAAATCAAATTTTTGAAAGTGACATTCTCATCGAAAATGATTTGATTTCTAAAATCGGAAAAAATATTTCTGAAGAAAACGTGGATCAAATCATTGAAGCTTCTGGAAAATATCTTCTCCCGGGAATTATTGATGATCAGGTGCATTTTCGCGAACCGGGTTTAACCTGGAAAGGCGATATCGAAAGCGAATCCAGAGCCGCAATTACGGGCGGAATTACGAGTTTTATGGAGCAGCCGAATACCGTTCCAAATGCGGTAACTCAAGAGTTATTAGAAGATAAATATAAAATTGCCGCTGAAAAATCATTTGCCAATTATTCATTTTTAATGGGCGGAACGAATGATAATTTGGAAGAAGTTCTGAAAACCAATCCGCGAAATGTGGCGGGAATAAAATTATTCCTCGGTTCATCCACCGGAAATATGTTGGTTGATAATCCTGAAACTTTAGAAAAGATATTCAGCAGTACGAAAATGCTGATCGCCGTTCATTGCGAAGATGAAGCGACCATCAGAAAAAATACCGAAATCTTTAAAGAAAAATATGGCGAAGATATTCCTGTAACTGCCCATCATTTAATCCGAAGCGAAGAAGCGTGTTTTATTTCTTCCTCAAAAGCGGTTGAGCTGGCAAAAAAAACCGGAGCGAGACTGCATATTTTCCATGTTTCTACGGCAAAAGAAACCGAACTATTTAGAAATGATATTCCTTTAAAAGAGAAAAAAATAACGGCTGAAGTTTGTGTTCATCATCTCACTTTTACTAATGAAGATTACGAAACCAAAGGAAATTTCATCAAATGGAATCCTGCGGTAAAAACTCAAAAAGATAAAGACGGTTTGTGGGAAGCGCTTCTGGATGATAGAATTGATGTGATTGCGACCGATCACGCGCCGCATACTTTAGAGGAAAAATCGCAAAAATATTTAAAAGCACCTTCCGGCGGACCTTTGGTACAGCACGCTTTAAATCTCATGCTCGAAAACTTTAAAAACGATAAAATTTCTTTAGAAAAAATCGTCGAAAAGATGTGTCATAATCCGGCCATTCTTTTCCAGATTGAAAAGCGGGGATTTATTAAAGAAGGATATAAAGCTGATTTGGTTTTGGTTGATTTGAACCAAAGTTACACGGTTTCCAAAGAAAACATTTTATACAAATGCGGATGGAGTCCTTTTGAAGGAACCACTTTTCATTCCAGAATCACGCACACTTTTGTCAATGGATTTCTGGCTTTCGAAAACGGAAAAGTTTCTGGAGAAAAGCATGGCGAAAGATTGCTTTTTGAAAGGTAA